One region of Oryza sativa Japonica Group chromosome 10, ASM3414082v1 genomic DNA includes:
- the LOC4349075 gene encoding methionine aminopeptidase 1A, with product MEKGGAESSIACARCGKPASLQCPKCAQLKLLREGAAFCTQDCFKEAWSSHKSVHIKLDALTLQQTPEGWQYCLKKGRTRTSQLPRFDWTGPLRPYPISKMCVVPDKIEKPDWALDGTPKIEPDSDLQKRVEIKTPEQIERMRETCRIAREVLDAAARIIKPGITTDEIDRVVHEETVARGGYPSPLNYHFFPKSCCTSVNEVICHGIPDARKLEDGDIVNVDVTVYYKGVHGDLNETYFVGNVDEASKQLVRCTYECLDKAIAIVKPGVRFREVGEIINRHASMSGLSVVKSYCGHGIGELFHCAPNIPHYSRNKAVGIMKAGQTFTIEPMINTGVWHDRLWPDEWTAVTADGKRSAQFEHTLLVTETGVEVLTARLPSSPDVFPWLKP from the exons atggaGAAGGGGGGCGCCGAGTCGTCGATCGCCTGCGCTCGCTGCGGCAAGCCGGCGTCGCTTCA ATGCCCCAAGTGCGCGCAGCTGAAGCTTCTGCGGGAGGGCGCTGCTTTCTG CACACAGGATTGCTTCAAGGAAGCATGGAGCTCTCATAAGTCTGTCCACATAAAGCTAGATGCATTGACACTACAACAGACTCCAGAGGGTTGGCAATATTGTTTGAAAAAAGGGCGGACACGCACATCGCAGCTTCCTCGTTTTGATTGGACAGG TCCATTGAGACCATATCCAATATCAAAGATGTGTGTGGTACCAGATAAAATTGAGAAGCCTGATTGGGCGCTTGAT GGAACCCCCAAGATTGAACCAGATAGCGATTTGCAGAAAAGAGTAGAG ATCAAGACCCCTGAGCAAATTGAAAGGATGAGAGAAACATGCCGA ATCGCAAGAGAAGTTTTAGATGCAGCTGCTCGCATAATCAAACCAGGAATTACAACAGATGAAATTGATAGAGTGGTTCATGAGGAGACAGTTGCTAGAG GTGGATATCCATCTCCATTGAATTACCATTTCTTCCCGAAGTCATGTTGCAC GTCAGTCAATGAAGTCATCTGCCATGGAATTCCAGATGCCAG GAAACTTGAAGATGGTGACATTGTAAATGTCGACGTAACTGTGTATTACAAAGGAGTTCATG GTGATTTGAACGAGACATATTTTGTTGGAAATGTTGATGAAGCTTCCAAGCAGCTTGTCCGTTGTACCTATGAGTGCTTGGATAAAGCTATTGCAATAG TGAAACCTGGAGTTCGGTTTCGAGAGGTTGGGGAGATAATAAATAGACATGCATCTATGTCAGGTTTATCTGTG GTTAAGTCTTACTGTGGTCATGGCATAGGAGAATTGTTCCACTGTGCCCCAAATATTCCTCATTATTCAA GAAACAAGGCCGTGGGTATAATGAAAGCTGGACAAACATTTACAATTGAGCCAATGATAAACACAG gagTTTGGCATGACCGTCTATGGCCTGATGAGTGGACAGCAGTGACTGCAGATGGTAAACGGAGTGCTCAATTTGAGCACACCCTTTTG GTGACAGAAACAGGAGTTGAAGTTTTGACAGCGCGATTACCGTCATCACCTGATGTCTTTCCATGGTTGAAGCCGTGA
- the LOC4349076 gene encoding tubulin-folding cofactor D, giving the protein MEETAAIRTSGIPVSVSSTASADGDASADPTASAAAAAATVGDDEHDSKEVVLRRYFIQEWEIVSDILRRIVDAGGVAEPADVQRIRSIMDKYQEEGQLLEPYLESIISPLMLLVRSKTMELGACTDELLDIIKPLCIIIYTLVTVCGYKSVIKFFPHQVSDLEPAVALLEECHKMSSATALRQESTGEMETKCVVLLWLYILVLIPFDISSVDTSIATADHVDGPETVPLVTRILDICKDYLCSSGPMRRMSGLLLARLLTRPDMPKVFSSFMEWAQRILLSVTDDFVDQFRSIGIVEALASIFKIGNRKVLCDAVSGIWNDCSVVMKTNIASRSSLLRKFLVKLAQRVALISLPPRSPSWRYQSISSSLGANLSTSTDGTGTSSGSTKQVNIDQTDTSSLEEDMDVPEIVEEIIDLLLTGLRDSDTIVRWSAAKGVGRITARLTPALSEEVLSSILQLFSPGEGDGSWHGGCLALAELARRGLLLPSSFPDVIPVIIKALHYDVRRGPHSIGSHVRDAAAYVCWAFGRAYTNFDMKAVLQQLAPHLLTVACYDREVNCRRAASAAFQENVGRQGNFPHGIDIVNAADYFALASRSNSYLNVAVFVAQYKEYLHPFAEELLCNKISHWERSLRELAAQALSMLVQYDMNYFAGYALEKLVPCTLSSDLCTRHGATLAAGEIALKLYQLGFTFTTDMQKALSGIVPAIEKARLYRGKGGEIMRSAVSRFIACISMSGISLNEKTKRSLLETLNENLRHPNAQIQCAAVDALKHFIPTYLVSSGEKTANGIITKYLTLLDDPNVAARRGAALALGTLPYEFLVLKWMPVISKLCSSCTIEDKPDDPDAEARVNSVRGLILVCETLTASVEHSSSFGDSMYSYIKDKVMQALFRALDDYAVDNRGDVGSWVREAAMDALERCTFILCKRDNIAVKITPVAEHESKSIDIDTNAVNTRCQLFDSSIAQDLVAGIAKQAVEKIDKIREIAVKTLKRILYNEELFVPSIPYRELLEQIIPNSADLEWAVPAVSYPRFVKLLQVSCYSKPVLSGLVISTGGLQESLRKASTSALVDYLQDSDINTNDEGKNREYLLSCDLLWVLEHYQKCDRVVTPTLKTVETLLSKKVFLREGHCEFYSGLIKSLGPELKGSKDFAKLSAGLSILGYISSQSDGNGSTAFSQLLTFLGHRYPKIRKAAADQVYLVLLQNDSLIAAENMEKAQEVIAETCWEGDVEEARRKRSELNEMAGFGAATSQKPGNEQTRRKTEERNAASTDENKSYSSLVDFSGY; this is encoded by the exons ATGGAGGAAACCGCCGCCATTCGTACATCTGGCATCCCCGTCTCTGTGTCCTCCACGGCCTCTGCGGATGGCGACGCCTCTGCTGATCCCActgcctcggccgccgccgccgccgccacggtcGGCGACGATGAGCACGACTCGAAGGAGGTCGTCCTGCGCAGGTACTTCATCCAGGAGTGGGAGATCGTCTCCGACATCCTCCGCCGCATCGTCGACGCCGGTGGCGTCGCCGAACCCGCCGATGTCCAGAGGATCCGCTCCATC ATGGATAAATATCAAGAGGAGGGTCAACTCCTAGAGCCATATCTAGAGAGCATCATCTCTCCACTTATGCTATTAGTCCGTTCCAAAACAATGGAACTAGGCGCTTGCACTGATGAGCTCCTTGACATTATCAAGCCTCTGTGTATTATCATATACACTCTGGTCACAGTATGCGGGTACAAAAGCGTCATCAAGTTCTTCCCTCATCAAGTTTCAGATCTAGAGCCTGCAGTTGCTCTCCTTGAGGAGTGTCATAAAATGAGCTCAGCAACAGCTCTTAGGCAGGAGAGCACAGGAGAAATGGAGACTAAGTGTGTCGTTCTATTGTGGCTTTATATACTGGTCTTGATCCCATTTGATATCTCCAGTGTGGATACAAGCATTGCTACTGCTGATCACGTGGATGGGCCTGAAACTGTTCCACTTGTGACAAGGATATTAGACATATGTAAGGATTATCTCTGCAGTTCTGGTCCAATGAGAAGGATGTCAGGATTGCTGCTCGCAAGGCTATTGACTCGTCCAGACATGCCAAAGGTTTTCAGCAG TTTTATGGAATGGGCACAAAGGATCTTGTTATCTGTCACAGATGACTTTGTGGATCAATTTAGATCGATTGGTATAGTGGAAGCATTAGCATCAATATTTAAG ATTGGTAACCGGAAAGTGCTATGTGATGCTGTTTCTGGAATTTGGAATGATTGTTCAGTTGTGATGAAGACTAACATTGCATCCAGAAGCTCTCTCCTTAGAAAGTTTCTGGTCAAACTGGCGCAACGAGTTGCACTCATTAGCTTGCCTCCCCGTTCACCGTCATGGCGCTATCag TCGATAAGTAGTTCACTGGGTGCAAACCTTTCAACTTCTACTGATGGAACTGGGACTTCAAGTGGTTCAACTAAACAAGTGAACATTGACCAGACAGACACATCTTCTTTAGAGGAAGATATGGATGTTCCAGAAATCGTGGAAGAGATTATTGACTTGCTGTTGACTGGTTTGAGGGATTCC GATACTATTGTGAGATGGTCTGCTGCCAAAGGAGTTGGTAGGATAACTGCACGTTTAACACCTGCATTGTCAGAGGAAGTTCTATCATCAATCTTGCAGCTTTTTTCTCCTGGGGAG GGTGATGGTTCCTGGCATGGAGGCTGCTTGGCTTTGGCTGAACTTGCTCGTAGGGGACTGTTGCTGCCTTCTAGCTTTCCTGATGTTATTCCTGTTATAATAAAG GCTTTGCACTATGATGTACGAAGAGGTCCACATAGCATTGGTTCACATGTAAGAGATGCTGCAGCATATGTCTGTTGGGCATTTGGTCGAGCCTATACCAATTTCGATATGAAGGCTGTATTGCAACAACTTGCTCCCCATCTTCTAACGGTTGCATGTTATGATCGAGAG GTTAATTGCAGAAGAGCTGCTTCTGCTGCCTTTCAAGAGAATGTTGGAAGACAGGGAAATTTTCCGCATGGCATTGATATTGTGAATGCAGCAGACTACTTTGCACTGGCTTCCAGATCAAACTCTTATCTGAATGTCGCTGTTTTTGTTGCTCAATATAAGGAGTATCTTCATCCGTTTGCAGAGGAGCTACTGTGCAACAAAATATCCCACTGG GAGAGAAGCTTGCGAGAGTTGGCTGCTCAGGCCCTTTCTATGCTTGTACAGTATGACATGAACTACTTTGCTGGATATGCCCTTGAAAAGTTAGTTCCCTGCACTCTTTCATCAGATTTGTGCACTCGACATGGGGCCACTTTAGCTGCTGGTGAGATTGCTTTGAAGTTGTATCAGCTCGGTTTTACTTTTACCACAG ACATGCAGAAAGCTCTGTCAGGAATTGTTCCTGCAATTGAAAAGGCACGCCTTTATCGAGGTAAAGGAGGAGAGATAATGCGTTCTGCTGTTTCCCGATTCATTGCATGCATTTCTATGTCTGGGATATCCTTGAATGAGAAGACAAAGAGAAGTTTGTTAGAAACCCTTAATGAGAATTTGAGGCATCCCAATGCTCAAATACAG TGTGCTGCTGTTGATGCATTGAAGCATTTTATTCCAACATATCTGGTTTCTTCCGGTGAAAAGACTGCTAATGGCATCATCACGAAGTACTTGACCCTTCTAGATGACCCAAATGTTGCTGCAAGACGAGGTGCAGCACTTGCCCTTGGAACATTACCATATGAGTTCTTGGTATTAAAATGGATGCCTGTCATAAGTAAGCTGTGCAGCTCATGCACAATTGAG GATAAGCCTGATGACCCTGATGCTGAAGCACGTGTGAACTCTGTTAGGGGGCTAATTTTGGTTTGCGAAACATTAACTGCTTCTGTTGAACACAGCTCAAGTTTTGGCGATTCCATGTATTCATACATTAAAGATAAGGTCATGCAAGCTTTATTTAGAGCACTTGACGATTATGCTGTAGATAACAGAGGTGATGTGGGTTCCTGGGTACGTGAAGCTGCAATGGATGCACTAGAACGGTGCACATTTATTCTCTGCAAGAGAGataatattgcagtgaaaataACACCAGTTGCTGAGCATGAGTCTAAATCGATTGACATTGACACCAATGCAGTTAACACCAGATGCCAACTATTTGATTCTAGTATTGCACAGGATCTGGTTGCAGGCATTGCAAAACAGGCTGTTGAGAAAATAGATAAGATAAGAGAAATTGCAGTCAAAACTCTGAAGAGGATTCTTTACAATGAGGAACTGTTTGTCCCATCTATACCATACAGGGAGCTGCTGGAACAAATTATACCCAACAGTGCAGATCTGGAGTGGGCA GTTCCTGCAGTATCATATCCACGATTTGTGAAGCTTCTTCAGGTCAGCTGTTACAGCAAGCCTGTGCTTTCTGGGCTTGTGATTTCTACTGGAGGATTGCAGGAATCTTTGAGGAAAGCTTCAACATCAGCTTTAGTAGATTATCTTCAAGATTCAGACATCAATACAAATGatgaaggaaaaaacagagaaTATCTATTGAGTTGTGATCTTCTATGGGTTCTTGAGCATTACCAGAAGTGTGACCGTGTAGTTACTCCCACATTGAAG ACTGTTGAAACTCTCCTCAGTAAAAAGGTTTTCTTGCGTGAG GGGCATTGTGAGTTCTATAGTGGACTGATAAAATCGCTGGGCCCGGAGCTGAAGGGATCAAAGGACTTTGCAAAGTTAAGCGCAGGTCTCTCAATACTTGGGTACATTTCTTCCCAGTCGGATGGAAATGGCAGCACGGCCTTCTCTCAACTCCTCACATTCCTAGGCCACAGATACCCCAAG ATCCGGAAAGCCGCAGCTGATCAGGTGTACCTCGTACTGCTGCAAAATGATAGTTTGATCGCCGCGGAAAATATGGAAAAAGCCCAGGAAGTCATCGCGGAGACATGCTGGGAAGGTGATGTGGAGGAAGCTAGGCGCAAGAGGTCAGAACTGAATGAGATGGCCGGCTTCGGCGCCGCCACTTCACAGAAGCCTGGGAATGAACAAACAAGGAGGAAAACCGAAGAGAGAAATGCTGCTTCAACTGACGAGAACAAATCTTACTCTTCTTTGGTTGATTTCAGTGGATACTAG
- the LOC4349077 gene encoding uncharacterized protein has translation MQQRRPASGRPSGTDGSDFSYRMVVDSRYQRVADGKSRLGRLILVQALHQVAGGALLLLALSKGAEMNKFAVMSVAAGLLAIVLGEIGRRRTMAVLLRMYTSLSSIAVAFSVACIIRSELFFKITKQNTESITSHELLEVVRVALGVLLQLVVIATTTRLLQNMSPPRRAS, from the exons atGCAGCAGCGGCGCCCCGCCTCCGGCCGGCCATCCGGGACGGACGGCTCCGACTTCTCCTACCGCATGGTCGTCGACTCAC GGTACCAGAGAGTTGCAGATGGCAAATCCCGCCTCGGCCGCCTCATCCTCGTGCAG gctcTGCACCAAGTGGCCGGGGGTGCGCTGCTGTTGCTCGCGCTGTCGAAGGGCGCGGAGATGAACAAGTTCGCCGTGATGTCCGTGGCTGCTGGACTGTTGGCCATTGTGCTGGGAGAAATAG GACGTAGGCGGACAATGGCTGTGCTGCTCCGGATGTACACAAGCTTGTCATCAATTGCTGTTGCATTCTCTGTGGCGTGCATTATTCGGTCAGAGTTGTTCTTCAAG ATCACGAAGCAAAATACAGAGTCCATAACAAGCCATGAACTATTGGAGGTGGTTCGTGTTGCTCTTG GTGTCCTGCTTCAATTGGTGGTTATAGCTACAACAACTCGACTTCTGCAAAATATGTCTCCTCCCAGGAGAGCTTCATGA